The sequence below is a genomic window from Glycine max cultivar Williams 82 chromosome 20, Glycine_max_v4.0, whole genome shotgun sequence.
ATTGCTAGTGTATCCTGCCCTGTTTTGTATCTTACAGATGCATAATATGTTaatgtgtttttgtgttttaaGTCATATACTACGATGTAGCTTAGTTGTCATTGTAGCATGGTAGGTATAGCATGTTGCTTTTTCTTCTAATGTAAGCCTGTAAATTTACATGAAATAGTAAACTCTAATAAGTATAAATTACTTTGTATTAGGTTTCGGGGGTACGCTCAATTGCTTTTCATCCTGATGGACAGATCCTATTTGCTGGACTTGAGGATAGTTTGAAGGTACAAATTGTTTGTTTCAATAATTAGATATGATGAACAACTTAAACAGGATAAAGATATTATCTTAATTGCTAGTTTTAAATTCAAAGCCACCATTTATGTGGTCCTCCTACATGTCAACAATGAATGTCATGACTACATGGCTTCCATATTAGTCTGTGAACAACAATAACTAATTTTGAGATGTTTTTCCTGTAAATATGTTCTTTGTTAGCTAGCTTATCATTctgattgttatttttaatgcaTCAGCTTATAGAGCCATATAATGGTGGCTTGGAAACTGAGAAAAAGGAAAGCACAAAACAGAAACTTAGTCTCCAGGGAAGACAAATGGAGAAAGTAGAAGCTGGTGTGGGACCGCCTTTTGGGTTGTGCAGTATGTCTGTTGACAATGAGtcaaaagagataaagaatatatatatagactgTAAGCTACGGACCTTTTTGTCTACTATTGATATTAGACACGGCTTTATTAAAATTCTGAACAAATTCagctttcaaaataaaaaaaaccttctCAATTTATGGTTTTGGGTACAAAAAGTACTGTGATAACATTTTAAGAAGCGTTGTTGCCATAGTAAGTGTAGCATCTAGTTGGAAAATATTTGGTTGGCTTcagataacttttgataatcCTTACAGCAGTGTGGAATTAGTTTTctctatttaaattttttaatatattattctatTAGGCTATTAGCATTAGGGGTATCTGGTAAGCAATAACTTGTTCCTGATAACGAAATTCACTTCTATTTCATTCTCTTGTTGATCTAAGGTGGGGGGCACAATTGCTTTAAAGACAGTGATAAATCTAGGTGGGGGGCCGAgttaatctttttattattttcaaattatttattaaattaaagtcAAATATCTTGAAAGGGACTTAATCTTTTTctgtttcaaatttaatttttttaatttgtcaaacatattttttatttttaaatttgtttctctttaaatataatttttttttaaaaaaactttaccTGCATTAATTATGTTAACATCTCTTATAATTAtaagcattatatatatatacttcttaaatctattctcacaaaaaaaaaaagttataactcgtgttttagttatttgttttttaaaatttacctaaattaaattttgaatgattGTCTTCatctataattatttatacttgCATCTTTTACTTTGAGAATTGCATCCTGTAGCTTATTTTGAGATGCATTTAATTTGTGTTAAATTATTGAAGGTACTGCATCTTTGAGTCTATTTTAAGCAATTTCAATTAGCTTGCTCCGaccaaaaactaaaaaccaaaGTTTGGATAAGAATGTAATTTATGTTTACACATTTAATCTATGGAAAATCAAAGAACAATATGTCAATAAGATTTGTGTTGAGTAACCTGATTGCAAAAGCAGTGTGGACAGCAAGGTCAATGTCTGGAGCTAACAAAAAGATGATTGAGGCACTAGCTGCTAGGAAGAAGGAAGAGTATCTAAAGAAGGAGGAGTACCTGCAACAATTTAAGATGAATTgtcataagttccattttcaAAGCTTTCATCCAATATATGCATGTTTTCAATAATGCAATTAGTAAACCAATCACACAAACCAATCATATAATAGCCAATCACATATGATTGGTTTGTGTACATTCTATTtagttttaatgttttattctaAATAGAAATGTAGTATTGATTTGCTCCATTTTATGGACTGATATTAAATGtccattaaatattaatgaatttgaaTTATGTGTATGAATTATGTAAATGAATCTAGcaaaatcaaatatacaaatagaaaattactgatgcaatcctaccccccaagggcattggatagaagactccaagaagattaggccaaagatgcaagagaaggccctagggttctcatgagccttagggcagatttcgggcccatgggctaagtatgagcccgcttatctttgtacatattagattaaggtttcattaattttgggtcttgtatttagagctccataatgtaggtagggtaccctagaaatataggatttttcagcccttgtattttagggcacctagactagtttttgtattaggggtagttttgtaatttcacatgcactaagtgaatatttgatgtgtgtggttgaaaataaatttaattgaattggtagaagcccaatccaattaaattttagagggggaggtgagcatttgcttactacaccccattgccacatcatatagttacactttgtgcttgtccttcatgttttacatgcctcatgacacctaagcacacttagtggaaaatcttggaattgatcttggattagtgggctgaaccataactaaaattcactaatcataattaatgaaattttggctccaaagtttggctccacaaattcaatttcaaattcaagtaaaatttgaattgaaattcaaatttccctccaattttttgagacacttaggctataaatagaggtcatgtgtgtgcatttttttaactttgatcatttgaaaattaaacttcagatttcagtgctcttttagagcacaaaatttcgtgttcttctcttcctctcccttcattcatctccttcttccttcaagctcttatccatggcctcctatggtggtgagcttcttctagactcatcttctccttgaagtggcgtctcctctctctcttccttctccatttcgctgtcattcatcttccaagaagcaaaggaatccattgatgaataagatcctaggcctagaaGCTCCAACGGAGCTTACAccaattacattagacgatgttaatcaattctccttcatcatgatcattacaattagcatgaacgtcatcagcttcttcttctccgacaacgttaggagtgatttgtgcggtcaaaggactaacataggtgtccatgcatgaatcatcatcttttaCATTATCACCAATTGTTTTGCCATGGAGAACCACACACCACCTTTCaacacaagggtcttgcacgtaaaatacttgtctagcttgttctgccatgatgaaagggttgttgtggtaaccaagtttctttaggtctaccaatgtaaatcctatatcatcggtgtgCGCACCGGTGTTGctatcaacccatttacatttgaaaatacatacagtaaatttcacatagttaagctcccaaatttcatcaatgaacccaaagtaagggatggaagctacacagggattggtgTCATTCACActtgcgaagtgttgagattcagcccttagggtgaccccgctgttctgcattgtacttttctcatcttgtgcttttgtgtaaaatgaatacttgtttatgtcgtatccttgccaagttataacatttcttttaggcctatctgctagctttcttaatgtttctgaagcattctcacatgcaaagattgtatctttaaaccaatcacagaaagtcttgttatgctttttcaacacccaattctttgacatttttggattattatgtttgactaaagcttcatgcttaagtatgtatggcaaaacttcattactgttgttcaagacatacaagtgagcttgtaaaaaatcttctacacttggagtgatcacatgcagtcctcttgaacccttaccacccactctgtcatcatgtcgagactcaggaaggccaacaagtttagccttctcaatgtattatgaacaaaattcaatggcttcttctgcaatgtacctctcaacaatagattcttctggacgatatagattctttgtatacccttttaagatcttcatgtatcgctcaaccgggtacatccaccgtagataaacaggaccacaacatttgatttctctgaccagatgcacaatcaagtgaatcatgatgtcaaagaaagcagggggaaaatacatctccaactgacacagtataattgcggcctcattttccagctcATCAAACATGacaggatcaatgactttgctacatatagcatggaagaaaaagcacatacgagttatggctaacctgactttgtttggcaagatgtctcgtatagcaacggctaacaattgttgcatgagcacatgacaatcgtgagactttaaccttacaagcttaagctccttcaactgcacaaggctcttaatatttgaagggtatccttgtggaaccttcacccgatgAAGACAccgacaaaaacttatcttctcatttttggacaaagtatggcaagctgggggcaagtaaattttcttcccatcagaccttggatgcaactgtgatcgtatccccatatcagctagatcttgacgggtattcaagtcatccttcgtcttgccttgaatgttaagaagcgtcccaatcacactatcacaaacatttttctccacatgcataacatcaatacaatgtctaatgtCTAGATCAGACCAATactgaagatcaaagaaaatggacctcttcttccatatgaaactcttacttttatccttcttttgggtatTTCTAAATACattattcaggtgttgaacccgctgatatacctgctcaccagtcaatggtatcggtgcaatatcatgctcttgacttccattaaaagcttttttcaatcgtctgtaaggatgattgggtgttagaaaacagcgatgcctactgtagactatttttcttccatgttttagttgtatgtagcttgtgttttcttcacagatggggcatgcatgatgacccttaacactgtaaccgctgagattcccatatgctggaaagtcattaatggtacaaaaaagcattgcacgcatttcaaacgtctccttgtgaaacgcatcaaacactacaaccccctggtcccacaactttctcaagtCTTCAACCAacagacttagataaacatcaatgtcatttccttgctgtcttgggcctgatatcatcaaagacaacatcatgtattttcgcttcatgcactaccaaggaggcaaattgaaaattactagcagaactggccatgaactgtgttgagtgcttaaggtgccctatggattcattccatc
It includes:
- the LOC102667622 gene encoding katanin p80 WD40 repeat-containing subunit B1 homolog KTN80.1, translated to MLEVSGVRSIAFHPDGQILFAGLEDSLKLIEPYNGGLETEKKESTKQKLSLQGRQMEKVEAGVGPPFGLCSMSVDNESKEIKNIYIDLWTARSMSGANKKMIEALAARKKEEYLKKEEYLQQFKMNCHKFHFQSFHPIYACFQ